Proteins found in one Physeter macrocephalus isolate SW-GA chromosome 17, ASM283717v5, whole genome shotgun sequence genomic segment:
- the LOC102996559 gene encoding uncharacterized protein KIAA0513 isoform X1, whose amino-acid sequence MEAPEVPVGSLIDFGAGAKPSTSSPLEVLPPKLQDGDSSPGEGASESETTESADSENDMGESPSHPSWGQYRRSSSSESFSSNQSTDSAKDEELLERREFMRSYVEKIFSGGEDLDQEEKAKFGEYCSSENGKGREWFARYVSAQRCNSKCVSEATFYRLVQSFAVVLFECHQMDDFGPAKNLMTMCFTYYHIGKPHLLPSEFKEKPAGSIDSYLKSANSWLAEKKDIAERLLKNTSAKTENVKGFFGLETKPKGPLARRSEEKEGRPQEKPQKTVTVCSPEEERKGEKIYLYTHLKQQPIWHTLRFWNAAFFDAVHCERRKRSPTTRGDAGEEEKKRCVST is encoded by the exons ATGGAGGCCCCCGAGGTCCCCGTGGGCTCGCTGATTGACTTCGGGGCCGGGGCCAAGCCATCCACCTCCTCGCCCCTGGAGGTGCTGCCTCCAAAGCTGCAGGACGGGGACAGCTCCCCGGGCGAGGGCGCGTCGGAGAGCGAGACCACGGAGTCGGCAGACAGCGAGAACGACATGGGCGAGTCGCCCTCACATCCGTCCTGGGGCCAGTACCGCCGCTCCTCCTCCAGCGAGTCCTTCTCGTCCAACCAGAGCACCGACTCGGCCAAGGATGAGGAGCTGCTGGAACGCCGGGAGTTCATGCGCAGCTACGTGGAGAAGATCTTCTCCGGAGG GGAGGACTTGGACCAGGAGGAGAAAGCCAAGTTCGGAGAGTACTGCAGCAGTGAGAATGGAAAAGGCCGGGAATGGTTTGCCCGGTACGTGAGCGCCCAG CGCTGCAACTCCAAGTGCGTCTCGGAGGCCACCTTCTACCGCCTGGTGCAGTCCTTCGCGGTGGTCCTATTTGA GTGTCACCAGATGGACGACTTCGGGCCTGCCAAGAACCTCATGACCATGTGCTTCACCTACTATCACATCG gtaAACCACACCTGCTCCCCTCCGAGTTCAAGGAGAAGCCGGCCGGGAGCATCGACTCCTACCTGAAGTCGGCCAATAGCTGGTTAGCAGAGAAGAAGGACATCGCCGAGCGGCTTCTGAAGAACACGTCGGCCAAGACGGAGAACGTCAAGGGCTTCTTCGGGCTGGAGACCAAGCCCAAGGGGCCCCTGGCCAGGAGAAGCGA GGAGAAAGAGGGCAGGCCCCAGGAGAAGCCGCAGAAGACGG TGACTGTGTGCAgcccagaggaggagagaaagggggagaagaTCTACCTGTACACGCACCTGAAGCAGCAGCCCATCTG GCACACGCTGAGGTTCTGGAACGCGGCCTTTTTCGACGCTGTCCACTGTGAGAGGAGAAAGCGGTCTCCCACCACCAG AGGGGAtgctggagaggaggagaagaagaggtGTGTGTCCACGTGA
- the LOC102996559 gene encoding uncharacterized protein KIAA0513 isoform X2 translates to MEAPEVPVGSLIDFGAGAKPSTSSPLEVLPPKLQDGDSSPGEGASESETTESADSENDMGESPSHPSWGQYRRSSSSESFSSNQSTDSAKDEELLERREFMRSYVEKIFSGGEDLDQEEKAKFGEYCSSENGKGREWFARYVSAQRCNSKCVSEATFYRLVQSFAVVLFECHQMDDFGPAKNLMTMCFTYYHIGKPHLLPSEFKEKPAGSIDSYLKSANSWLAEKKDIAERLLKNTSAKTENVKGFFGLETKPKGPLARRSEEKEGRPQEKPQKTVTVCSPEEERKGEKIYLYTHLKQQPIW, encoded by the exons ATGGAGGCCCCCGAGGTCCCCGTGGGCTCGCTGATTGACTTCGGGGCCGGGGCCAAGCCATCCACCTCCTCGCCCCTGGAGGTGCTGCCTCCAAAGCTGCAGGACGGGGACAGCTCCCCGGGCGAGGGCGCGTCGGAGAGCGAGACCACGGAGTCGGCAGACAGCGAGAACGACATGGGCGAGTCGCCCTCACATCCGTCCTGGGGCCAGTACCGCCGCTCCTCCTCCAGCGAGTCCTTCTCGTCCAACCAGAGCACCGACTCGGCCAAGGATGAGGAGCTGCTGGAACGCCGGGAGTTCATGCGCAGCTACGTGGAGAAGATCTTCTCCGGAGG GGAGGACTTGGACCAGGAGGAGAAAGCCAAGTTCGGAGAGTACTGCAGCAGTGAGAATGGAAAAGGCCGGGAATGGTTTGCCCGGTACGTGAGCGCCCAG CGCTGCAACTCCAAGTGCGTCTCGGAGGCCACCTTCTACCGCCTGGTGCAGTCCTTCGCGGTGGTCCTATTTGA GTGTCACCAGATGGACGACTTCGGGCCTGCCAAGAACCTCATGACCATGTGCTTCACCTACTATCACATCG gtaAACCACACCTGCTCCCCTCCGAGTTCAAGGAGAAGCCGGCCGGGAGCATCGACTCCTACCTGAAGTCGGCCAATAGCTGGTTAGCAGAGAAGAAGGACATCGCCGAGCGGCTTCTGAAGAACACGTCGGCCAAGACGGAGAACGTCAAGGGCTTCTTCGGGCTGGAGACCAAGCCCAAGGGGCCCCTGGCCAGGAGAAGCGA GGAGAAAGAGGGCAGGCCCCAGGAGAAGCCGCAGAAGACGG TGACTGTGTGCAgcccagaggaggagagaaagggggagaagaTCTACCTGTACACGCACCTGAAGCAGCAGCCCATCTGGTAA